GGACATATTGATCATTCTACAAAAATCATGCATGTTATCACATGGAACCGCTCCTTTAAGAACTTACCCGATCAAGAGGATTTAGGTGGTCATTTCGAGGTTGATGAGAAAGTTGAGACTCATGCCACAGTTCTCGACAGGATGCTTGCGTGGGAGAAAAAATTGTTTGATGAAGTGAAGGTAATGTCTATTCAACAACTTGGTTTGGACTGGATTTACTAGGATAATCCTCATCATTTTGCTTTATCTATTTCTCATTTTGCTGTCTGAATACTATAGTGTAGTTCTCTGGGCCTCCATGGTGATGTTTTGATAATCATACTGAACAGTCAGAATTTTTAATATGGCCAAACGTCAGACAAAAACTGTGGGACCATGGTAACTTAAGTTTACAATTTGTGACAGTGATAACCGATAAGACAATTCTTATTAGTTAGTGGGAGCAAGGAGTGACTGTAGGCTAAACTGGCCTATTCAGATTCTATTAACATGTGAAATCCATCGGTCATTATTCATTGGTCATGTTTGTTCCTTTTATCTTATGTTTTCTCAGCCTCTGTTTTTTGTTGACTGATCTATGAATGTACCAAATCAGGCAGGGGAACATATGAAAATTGATTATCAAAAGAAGGTAGATCTATtgcagaaacaaaagaaacgtGGTGTTAAACTTGAAACCCTTGAGAAGACAAAGGCTGCTGTTAGCCACTTGCACACAAGGTACATAGTGGATATGCAATCCATGGATTCAACAGTTTCAGAAATAAACCGGCTACGTGATAAACAGCTATACCCGAAGTTAGGTGAACTTGTTGATGGGTAAGTGTCCTTAATTTGACTTCATGAAAAGTAATGAgtgtgcatttttctttttatgcctTTGCTTTGGTTTCTATTGCTCAACTGCAATTAATTGTGTAAATGATATTGACCTTCCCGATGTCTATTTGATGTTCCTTCTCATAATCTTGTCCATGTGCTCTGACTAGGCTCCCTGATTCTTCTTGCTAGCGTAAGGAAATAGAGGTATATATGTATTTGTATGGGGATTGGTTTAAAGGGCTAGAAAAAAGATACAATGGTTAGACAGTTTAATCAATGTTAAGTACAAGAAAAATGCTGCCATGGCATAAAACGCTATTCTAGCCTTGATTGTACCTTTTTAACAATTTGCGACTATCAAGTGGTATGCCACCTATTTCTTTGTTACCAATAATGATTCAGCATTTCATTTAGTTATCTCACAACGAGGAAAAAAATTCCATCCCACCTGCACAAACCACTGAAGAAACCCTCCCATATCCCGCACAAACCACTGAAGAAACCTTAAGAAATAATCTTtccaaataaactcccaaCAAATTGTCAAAGTGGGACAAACCTGTTACCTTTTTTGAGATCATATATGTATGCCAATGATATTGCTTTCGACTACTCCCTCTggtccatattaattgttgaaatattacatgtatctagacttttagatatagatacatccatatttgggcaaatttgagacaattaatatggattggagggagtacctttaTATTGTTCAATTTTGGGTGTGGCTCACTATTAAGCACTTGTTTTATTCCAATCATATAAAGTCAATGCATCCAATTGGACGCCAAACGCTCGGATTTTCTGCAatgaatggaatggaatggaataaATAGTATGAATTCCATATTAAATCTCATAGTTGTGCATAGGAATAGAAAATCTGTACTACTAATCAACAAAGGTAGCAAGTCATGTTTGTAATCATTAGTCAGGACACAGATAGAAATTCATGGCAATAAGGGAGTTTATATTGTTAGTTCTCATTTAATGAGATCACACCTTGTGATGTACTGTTTGCTATCTTAGGTTGCACTATTGTCTAAGCTTTGCAGCTTGTTTTTGTTTACCATTTCCCTTTTAAGTCAATATTTGCCTTGTGCAGAATGGCAAACATGTGGGGTTCTATGCACCGTTATCATAAGAGCCAGCTTTTGATCATATTGGGAATCAGAGCTTTTGAGGTTCCACCTGTTCCAAGAGAGACAACTGATGTGCATCATAAGCAGACCTGTGAGCTACGTGATATTGTCAGGGAGTGGCACATGCAGTTCGAGAAACTTATGGACCATCAGAAGGGGTACATCAGAGCACTCAATGCATGGTTGAAGCTTAATCTCATCCCCATCGAGAGCAACTTGAAGGAAAAggtctcctctcctccaagGCAGGTGGAACCACCCATCAAGAATCTGCTACATGCCTGGCATGACCAGCTCGAGAAGCTTCCAATTGAACTTGCAAAAACTGCCATCAAAAGCTTTGCTGAGGTCATAAGCAATATTGTAGTGCTTCAGGAAGAGGAAATCAACCTAAGGAGGAGGTGTGATGATACTCGCAGGGACCTCGTCCGAAAGAAGGCACAGTTCCAAGAATGGCATCTGAAGTACATGGAAAGAAAGGCATCCCTGGGTGAGGAACCTAACCCAGAAACCGCTGAAACTCCTACCGTAGATCCTGTCAATGAGAGGAAGATAGCCATCGAGGAAGTAGAGATCAGGctgaaggaagaggaggggcaTCACCATAGGCTTGCGAGGCAGGTGAGAGAGAAGACGCTCGCAAACCTCCGGATGCACCTGCCAGAGCTCTTCAGAAACATGGCGGATTTTTCATTCTTCTGCCATGACATGTACAGTAGTTTGAGAAAATATGCAGTGCTGCCGAGAGATGAATGAATGATGTCCAAGGCTGATGCTGTTGCGGTTGCTGTATCTGAACCCGttgaaattatttttgttgtaGCTGCTGGCCGGTATGTTTAAATTGTGAGGTCTGCTAGAAGATGTTCCAAGTACATTGTAAAGTTTAGTCGTTATTGATGATTTAACTGGTTCTGCCTGTACATTGAAATTATCCATCCTCAGTCCATTACTTATTACCTTcattgtgatttgtgaatGTGCCAATGGGGCCAACCTTCATTTCTTTCCTCTGAAAAATGCAAACCGAACCCTTTCTAGATTTGTTTGCGAACCGAACCCTTTCTCCTTTAGCTTTGGTAACTCTGCACCCTTTTGGCTGCGATCATTTCCAGAATGATAATTGCATTCACTACCGTTGTAAAGGCTTTATCGATAAAGTCCAAGCCTCTGTTTGCTTAAGCAACAATGTCTAagcttgtgtgtgtgtgtgtctaaAAGGCCATGCCTAAGCTTTTGTGCGTCTGAAAAACGATGTGTCCATAATTGCTTTCATCAGTATTGAGTTGATTCAACAGAGGATCCACGCAAGACAGTGATGCGTACTTGAGTCCTACAcatatttaaaattttcaaataaTGTTTCTAAGAGCATTGGGTTTCCAAATTTTatgaatttcattttttaatTCCATATTTGACTCGTGCATTAGTTTGCTGTGCACGCTTTTTTGGCATCAGAAATTCGACCTTACCAAAAAAACTGCCAAGTAAGGATGGAAGCGCCGGAGTCAGAATAAAATTGTCAAAAGAaggtaaaaataaattaaaccTGATGGACTGATCTAACAAAATGAAGGTAACATGCATATATTCAAATCATGTTCTTTGCAAACATATAATACGCACACTTGATCTTGTACAAACATAAGCACATCATTCCATGTTTATTTACATGCTCAATtcaaacatatttaattaattacaaCACTAAATACTGACAGATGTAGATTTTCAtatttgtgtgtgtgtgtgtgtctctatatatatatatatttacgAAGGGTCAAGCAACGGCATAGTTCAGTAGGTTTCAACTTCCAACAGTAGCAGTTTGGTGCATGGTTTCTGCCATCCGCAGCTGTGGGGTTGTACATAAGTTTTGGGTGAGCCAAAGCGCGGCCTCTTATTGACTCAACTCTATATTGAACACTGAACCAGTCTAGACTCCAATTTTTTCCAGCACCTCCCATCCACCATCGCAGTCATCGTCGTTGTCTGAAGACGCAGTGTGGTCCTTAGCATGGCTCCCCACCATCTCTTCCTGAGGTAGACCATTTCTGTTCCCATCGTTTCCCAGACACCAGTCTATACCAATTGATGCGCTCTTGCAATCATCCATGTGGGAAGAAGTAGCTGAGCAGGCTCTTTCTTTCATTGCCACAACATTTGCATGGATGCTTGATATTTCTCCTCTGCAGAAGTAAAACAAGGGCATTAAGATTCCGAAGTTGTATCGATAATAGAAGGAGAGCTGCATTTTGTCCATATTAAAAATGTGATATAACTACCCTAAAAGAAAATAATGCGGTGCTTGTGCTATTCTATTCTGATGAGGTCTAAATGAACAGTAATAGCACTAGGAAATATTGACAATTATccagataattttttttatcaaatcaCTTATTAGCTGTGTACAAGAAAAATCGACATCAGATACTTTTCCATGGCTCAATCCAGTCGCATTTGTGGAGGCCCCCAGTCAAGTGAAATTCTTCTTGTCACTGTCGAGCCAGAACCTCTGCTGGACAGATGATCATCTGACGCAATGAGGCCTGCCACACCAACCAACTGCCTGCTATGCAACCAAGTGCCAGAGACTGCACCAGCTGATGGTCGATTGTGTCTTCTTTCTTCAGGTATGGTATAAGGTCCAGGCTTGGATCAGATCCACCAGATCACTGCCTGGGCTGGGTGACGTTCATCAACAGAAGTTAAGGGGTGCGAGCACATTGGCTCACAGGAAAGGTCTGGCATCACTAGATTTTTCATTAAGATCTAAGACACCTATGTCTTGGAAGACTTGGGTGGTGGGGGTTTACACCCACACCTCCCAGTCTCCAAGCTCCCAcccacttttttttctttttttcgaaaagggaaagatcccccggcctctgcatcaatcaatGCACACAGACAATAATTATGGGAGAGTCTCCTTTGTAAATGACACAAACTAGCAGTGACCAAACAAATGCAAGTATAAATGAGCAGCAAGACCATATTATTTGGAGTCTAACATACTGCAAGATATCAATGATGCGACCCCGGTCCAACAATATCCTTCTCAACTGCAATGGAAATTTTCAAGCCATTAATACAAAGTATGCAAGAAGAGCAATGACCTTGTTtcaaagaaacaacaaatctACAAATATAAATTTGTCTTGTATGTGCTCTATTACCAAAATGTTTTCTTCAGCTTCCTTTTCAAGCTTTCTTGACCCTTCCATTATACTCCCCATTGTAGCTTCCTTCTCTTTACGCACCTGTAGAGctaatttttcttcttgaaataTATTCTCCACTGCTGTGACCTCTTCTTCCAGTGAAGTTGCTAGGCGTGCATctagttcaaatttaatcTGCACATTGGATTGGGTAAGAGAATAAAATAACACTACAATTTCCAAATTACAGAATAACAGCACATATCCTTGTTCACTATTATTTAGTTGGACACTCCACTCCTAATTAAGGGTAGCCATTGTTACCTGCTGAACAGTTGTAAGTGCTTCGTCTCTCTGAGCAGACAATTTGCTAAGCTGAGACTGAAGGTCCTGAGCTAGAGCCACCAATGAACATTTTTCTTTGCGCATGACTTGAGCTTGCTATAAAGGAATGAATATGTAAGCCGCAATTTCAATAATACGAAAGGAACTGAGCATTAAGAAAAGTAATACCTTATCATTTGACTCTTTGGATTTTTTAATGAGCTGATTAAAGTGCTCTACCATGGAAATAAATTTTTGATGTGCCTTGTCAGCATTTTGGTTTGCCTGTCGAGATTTTTCCTCTTGAAGCTGCACCTCTTTCATCTTCATGGTTGTAGATTCATACAACGAACTCAATAATTCCTGTAATGAGCTTATGAATTGTCTACAGACTTCAAGGTCAAATATAAATTAAGTGTTATTAACTTATTAAAAATCTTGGTCCAAATATTTGTCAAATGTTGGCTTGCcaattactctctccgttcctttCTTATGCAAGTTcaagctttgtcctaagtcaaaattcttaaagtttgaccaagtttatagaacaATGTACTAATATATCATAAAgcatttaataaaactaatttagagttgtagatgttgatagattttctatAGACTTGGTCAACATTTAAGAAGAGCATCTTATAAAAAGTAATAGACTGAGTATTGTATTGGAAACATTCGGCATCAACCCAAAGAATTTTGGCAAATTCTTAATGCTTtaagtgaaaaaaaagagatattTCTGACTCTACATGCATTTAACAGATAGAATTGGATTTAAGTGGACATATTAAGTAAACATTTATAGATAAAATTAGAGTTTCCATAATTAAGTATAGGGATTTAATCAAGAGCAATTCCATTGACTTAGGATTTGGCTCGGaattttagaaaaataatcatgtaaATATAAAACTGCTGATTGAGAGCTTTAAAAATTATTTATTAGAAATTAGACATTGCATTTAAGTTTTTTTAGGGTTTATCCTACACTTTTGGACTTATACATCAGTTTTAGACCCTTATCTCTAAAAACTCGAGTCCAGACGCTAGGATAAACTATTGTATCAAATTAGAAAGATTAAACATAGTACAATTACCTTGCTTTTAGTGATATCAGAAATATTCTTGTTTAGTTCAGTGATATGATATGACTGAGTAGAGATATCGAGAAATTCCTCACTTGTATGTGCACCAGGCATCATCCTCTTTTCATTAGGTGGAAATGCATCAAGCTCAACAACCGGGCATACGAAGTGCTTATCCACAATATTAGAACACATGACTCGCCTTTCAGCTTCATTACTCAAATCACATGTAGAATCTAGATTAGACATAGAAGCATTTTGAGTGGAAGATAATGTCTCTGACAGGTTAAACTCATCATCCAAATTGCACATACTAGTAAAAGTTCCATGATTCTTGAAATCTATAGAAGGTTGGTCTTCAGTATCAACTGTATGTGAATCACCCTTTTCTTGACACATATGTAATGAACTATTTGACATTTTGAATGACACAAATAAGTCAAAAAACTTCTGTTGATCATGAAGCTTGCACAAAGACTGTTCAAATTCATCCTTCCCATGAAATTTAGAAGGTACCTGAGTTGTGCTATCGGCTGTGCATAGTTCGACAAATAAATTGTAGAAGCTACCATCATTTTCTGACTTGTGGAGTTTAGGGGGATTTTCTGCAGTACAGAGTATGCCCAATTCTTTTCCAGCATTATCAATGTTTTCAAACAGAACTTGCAAGTCACAATTATCCTCTGATTTCGATTGTGTATGGACAGCTGGAGCACTTGGCAAATTCTTTAATATGTATGTGTCTTCGGTCAAGCTAAAATTCACAAATAAATTCTCTAAATTAGAATTATCTTCTGGTTTGGAAAATAAATGTATGCCTTCAGCTTTAGAAAGCTTAGGAGGCACTTCCTTTTCAAACCAAACTTGCAGGTCATTGCTATCTTCTGATTTGGAGAGTTTATGGACAGTTGGAGCAATTGGCAAGTTCTTTGGTGTTTGTCTGTCCTCCTTTGAGTGAAAATTCACACACAAAGTTTCCAAATAATAGTTATCTTTCGATTTGGAGAAATCATGTTTACTTTCAGCATTAAAAAGTTTCGAAGGTACTGACCCTCCATATTTCAGTGCACAATCTGAAGGGCCCTCCAGATATAGTGGCAACATACTCCCAGAGGAGGCAAACAAACATGACAGCTCATAATTATCGTTATAATGCTTGTGCTTGCCAATAGTTTCCGTCTTTGGAGTCACTTTATCTTTTTCAGCTGCACAATAACCAATAAATGCTGCTGAAGAAGACTGTTCATATTCTACTATGTGTGGCTCAGTagcagatgatgatgatccaACTTGTGCACAATGGTCCTGAATAAGGCTGCTCATAACTTCTGTATCAATTCTTGTTTCATTAATCACCACCTTATCCTCAATCTGGGAAAATTCTTCCATTTTGTTGTGACTGAATAATGCTTCATCATAACCTGAAAATTGATTGCATTCACCAATAATGCCACTACTCTCAACTGGCGTACTAAATACGACATTAGAATTTTCTCTAGCTCCTCGATCCACCAATGAGATTCTTGGTTCATCATAAGATAATGGATTACATTCACCAATATTGTCACTGTTCCCAGCTGACGTACTAAATTTGGCATTAGTATCATCTCTAGCTCTTCGGTCCACGAATGAGATCCTTCCAGAGTATAATTTAGGCTTCTCAGCTAATATATGAAAACAAGCAAGAATGAGACTTCCGGTAGAAGAAAAGGCAAGCATGAGACTGAAGGCCCCACCTAATAAACTACTAGTAGATCCACCCATTTCATGGTCACAAGTACTTTCCATGCAATGGCTGAACACCAGTAATAGCAAtgcaagggaaaaaaatatttatgcgCAATACATACTACACAACATAACTTACAATCAGGATGATCATGTTCGTCATAATCAATATCTTGGAGTGCATAATGTGTTTCAGTAGGTTCGCTTACTGCTGGAAGGACATCGGAAAGAACAAATCCGATAGCTGCATCAACATTAGAGGAATATTGACTAGCTACAGCCTTCAATATTCGAAGATCAACCTGTATCGCAAATACAGAAGCAAAATAACATTCATGTTTTCTTTATCTCAATGTGCAATTCTTACATAATGTTATTTGTTTGAGCTGGTTCATGCATGCTATTGAATTCAATCTTCCAAGGTGAAAGTAAACATTGTTTGGCGTCTGTTCACAAGCAAATCATTAATTCTGCTGGACATGAAAGTCAGCATGTATTACATTTTACTTGGCCATTGATATTTCAGATACTACTTTAATTTATATTAGACACGCGCAACCTTCTACctatctttaaaaaaaaaatactctctccatcccatattaagtgactcaaatttgtctaaatatggacgtatctatctactaaaatatgtctagatacatgtaatattttggcacttaatatgggacggaggaagtatatattATTCCAGTACCTAGTAATGTTGTTTTCCTGAATAGAATAGGATACAAATTTATAGTATTACTATTATCCTGTATTTGGCCTATACTGAATATTCACCCCtcgtgttaaaaaaaaattaaaatatccTGGGGGCCTACTAGATTTCACCAAACCGTTCAACAATTGTCGGCGACCCATGGTGGCACCTCCTATATATCCTGAGCTAAACACAGCAGGGCAATTACAGAGAGGAGTGGGGACAAGCCCATAATCAAAAGGCAAACtgagatgaagaagaaatcCCTAGAGAAACTTTTGGCATGCGACCTTACGGATTAGTATTGTTTTTAGACCTGCAGCGTAGTCATAGAGGAGGAAACTGCCCTCGCGCTATAACAAGCAAAATCAGCTTGGCGTACCTGTGGGAAAAGCTCTCGCAGAGCGGAGAAAACCTGCTTGAATGCCATCTCCGATACCTCCGGGTAAAGAGAAGGTTGGATTTATGGTCGAGAAGGTTGGGGCCTGGGGGAGTGTCCGACAGTCCGAGTGTGGAGGAAACCAGTGagaggccttcttcgcctcAACAGACGAGGAAGTGAAGGAAAGAAgtccagagagagagagggtggTGGGGAAAAGCTCGGATAGAGACATGCCAATTACTCACCAGATAATGAGAGTTGATTTATTATGGCATCTGGGGCCAGCAGCTGTGGAGCCAACACCGTCATTGGCGTAGTGATTAGGTACAGCGCTGAGCGCTATGAGCGCGGTGGCGTCGACTATAGGAAATTGACCAGGCGAAGTTGACTGTTGCAGGAGCAGGACACACCTGTCCAGCGAAGACGACACACGCGGGCTGTTGGCACGTCAAATTCCACTTGGTCTGGGACGTGCaatgcttgtttttttttttacctgcaattattttatttttaagaagagtaaaatacactcACGGTCACTGTATTTGGTTCCCAATCTCAGTTTAGTCATTGTATTCTGGAAAAAGCAAAATACGGTCCGGAAACTCGTCGAAATATCTCATTTTAGTCACCGGTACGGTATTCTGTACGTACGGGCCGTACCCCGTGCCATGTCAGCCCATATTATGCATTCGCCCCCGTGAATTCAATCCACGTGGACCGGACCCACCCGAGGGAC
The Brachypodium distachyon strain Bd21 chromosome 2, Brachypodium_distachyon_v3.0, whole genome shotgun sequence genome window above contains:
- the LOC100825715 gene encoding uncharacterized protein LOC100825715 isoform X2, with product MAFKQVFSALRELFPQVDLRILKAVASQYSSNVDAAIGFVLSDVLPAVSEPTETHYALQDIDYDEHDHPDSEKPKLYSGRISFVDRRARDDTNAKFSTSAGNSDNIGECNPLSYDEPRISLVDRGARENSNVVFSTPVESSGIIGECNQFSGYDEALFSHNKMEEFSQIEDKVVINETRIDTEVMSSLIQDHCAQVGSSSSATEPHIVEYEQSSSAAFIGYCAAEKDKVTPKTETIGKHKHYNDNYELSCLFASSGSMLPLYLEGPSDCALKYGGSVPSKLFNAESKHDFSKSKDNYYLETLCVNFHSKEDRQTPKNLPIAPTVHKLSKSEDSNDLQVWFEKEVPPKLSKAEGIHLFSKPEDNSNLENLFVNFSLTEDTYILKNLPSAPAVHTQSKSEDNCDLQVLFENIDNAGKELGILCTAENPPKLHKSENDGSFYNLFVELCTADSTTQVPSKFHGKDEFEQSLCKLHDQQKFFDLFVSFKMSNSSLHMCQEKGDSHTVDTEDQPSIDFKNHGTFTSMCNLDDEFNLSETLSSTQNASMSNLDSTCDLSNEAERRVMCSNIVDKHFVCPVVELDAFPPNEKRMMPGAHTSEEFLDISTQSYHITELNKNISDITKSKELLSSLYESTTMKMKEVQLQEEKSRQANQNADKAHQKFISMVEHFNQLIKKSKESNDKQAQVMRKEKCSLVALAQDLQSQLSKLSAQRDEALTTVQQIKFELDARLATSLEEEVTAVENIFQEEKLALQVRKEKEATMGSIMEGSRKLEKEAEENILLRRILLDRGRIIDILQGEISSIHANVVAMKERACSATSSHMDDCKSASIGIDWCLGNDGNRNGLPQEEMVGSHAKDHTASSDNDDDCDGGWEVLEKIGV
- the LOC100825715 gene encoding uncharacterized protein LOC100825715 isoform X3; its protein translation is MSLSELFPTTLSLSGLLSFTSSSVEAKKASHWFPPHSDCRTLPQAPTFSTINPTFSLPGGIGDGIQAGFLRSARAFPTAEKPKLYSGRISFVDRRARDDTNAKFSTSAGNSDNIGECNPLSYDEPRISLVDRGARENSNVVFSTPVESSGIIGECNQFSGYDEALFSHNKMEEFSQIEDKVVINETRIDTEVMSSLIQDHCAQVGSSSSATEPHIVEYEQSSSAAFIGYCAAEKDKVTPKTETIGKHKHYNDNYELSCLFASSGSMLPLYLEGPSDCALKYGGSVPSKLFNAESKHDFSKSKDNYYLETLCVNFHSKEDRQTPKNLPIAPTVHKLSKSEDSNDLQVWFEKEVPPKLSKAEGIHLFSKPEDNSNLENLFVNFSLTEDTYILKNLPSAPAVHTQSKSEDNCDLQVLFENIDNAGKELGILCTAENPPKLHKSENDGSFYNLFVELCTADSTTQVPSKFHGKDEFEQSLCKLHDQQKFFDLFVSFKMSNSSLHMCQEKGDSHTVDTEDQPSIDFKNHGTFTSMCNLDDEFNLSETLSSTQNASMSNLDSTCDLSNEAERRVMCSNIVDKHFVCPVVELDAFPPNEKRMMPGAHTICRQFISSLQELLSSLYESTTMKMKEVQLQEEKSRQANQNADKAHQKFISMVEHFNQLIKKSKESNDKQAQVMRKEKCSLVALAQDLQSQLSKLSAQRDEALTTVQQIKFELDARLATSLEEEVTAVENIFQEEKLALQVRKEKEATMGSIMEGSRKLEKEAEENILLRRILLDRGRIIDILQGEISSIHANVVAMKERACSATSSHMDDCKSASIGIDWCLGNDGNRNGLPQEEMVGSHAKDHTASSDNDDDCDGGWEVLEKIGV
- the LOC100825715 gene encoding uncharacterized protein LOC100825715 isoform X4; its protein translation is MSLSELFPTTLSLSGLLSFTSSSVEAKKASHWFPPHSDCRTLPQAPTFSTINPTFSLPGGIGDGIQAGFLRSARAFPTAEKPKLYSGRISFVDRRARDDTNAKFSTSAGNSDNIGECNPLSYDEPRISLVDRGARENSNVVFSTPVESSGIIGECNQFSGYDEALFSHNKMEEFSQIEDKVVINETRIDTEVMSSLIQDHCAQVGSSSSATEPHIVEYEQSSSAAFIGYCAAEKDKVTPKTETIGKHKHYNDNYELSCLFASSGSMLPLYLEGPSDCALKYGGSVPSKLFNAESKHDFSKSKDNYYLETLCVNFHSKEDRQTPKNLPIAPTVHKLSKSEDSNDLQVWFEKEVPPKLSKAEGIHLFSKPEDNSNLENLFVNFSLTEDTYILKNLPSAPAVHTQSKSEDNCDLQVLFENIDNAGKELGILCTAENPPKLHKSENDGSFYNLFVELCTADSTTQVPSKFHGKDEFEQSLCKLHDQQKFFDLFVSFKMSNSSLHMCQEKGDSHTVDTEDQPSIDFKNHGTFTSMCNLDDEFNLSETLSSTQNASMSNLDSTCDLSNEAERRVMCSNIVDKHFVCPVVELDAFPPNEKRMMPGAHTSEEFLDISTQSYHITELNKNISDITKSKELLSSLYESTTMKMKEVQLQEEKSRQANQNADKAHQKFISMVEHFNQLIKKSKESNDKQAQVMRKEKCSLVALAQDLQSQLSKLSAQRDEALTTVQQIKFELDARLATSLEEEVTAVENIFQEEKLALQVRKEKEATMGSIMEGSRKLEKEAEENILLRRILLDRGRIIDILQYVRLQII
- the LOC100825715 gene encoding uncharacterized protein LOC100825715 isoform X1, with translation MSLSELFPTTLSLSGLLSFTSSSVEAKKASHWFPPHSDCRTLPQAPTFSTINPTFSLPGGIGDGIQAGFLRSARAFPTAEKPKLYSGRISFVDRRARDDTNAKFSTSAGNSDNIGECNPLSYDEPRISLVDRGARENSNVVFSTPVESSGIIGECNQFSGYDEALFSHNKMEEFSQIEDKVVINETRIDTEVMSSLIQDHCAQVGSSSSATEPHIVEYEQSSSAAFIGYCAAEKDKVTPKTETIGKHKHYNDNYELSCLFASSGSMLPLYLEGPSDCALKYGGSVPSKLFNAESKHDFSKSKDNYYLETLCVNFHSKEDRQTPKNLPIAPTVHKLSKSEDSNDLQVWFEKEVPPKLSKAEGIHLFSKPEDNSNLENLFVNFSLTEDTYILKNLPSAPAVHTQSKSEDNCDLQVLFENIDNAGKELGILCTAENPPKLHKSENDGSFYNLFVELCTADSTTQVPSKFHGKDEFEQSLCKLHDQQKFFDLFVSFKMSNSSLHMCQEKGDSHTVDTEDQPSIDFKNHGTFTSMCNLDDEFNLSETLSSTQNASMSNLDSTCDLSNEAERRVMCSNIVDKHFVCPVVELDAFPPNEKRMMPGAHTSEEFLDISTQSYHITELNKNISDITKSKELLSSLYESTTMKMKEVQLQEEKSRQANQNADKAHQKFISMVEHFNQLIKKSKESNDKQAQVMRKEKCSLVALAQDLQSQLSKLSAQRDEALTTVQQIKFELDARLATSLEEEVTAVENIFQEEKLALQVRKEKEATMGSIMEGSRKLEKEAEENILLRRILLDRGRIIDILQGEISSIHANVVAMKERACSATSSHMDDCKSASIGIDWCLGNDGNRNGLPQEEMVGSHAKDHTASSDNDDDCDGGWEVLEKIGV
- the LOC100824905 gene encoding nitrate regulatory gene2 protein gives rise to the protein MGCGQSKISQEEAVCRCRDRKRLMGDAVQARNAFAAAHSTYTVLLKSTGGALSDFAHGESPDPGMMASNSHQAAVVAAAAAASVSAPPPPTTAAVLIPPSPPPPPFMDFSQASLQRSSSTPNIPMPDPKNRPPAGAAIREEEEGEEDDGHIMTESDDEDDDDEDDDDDEEDDDDDHHEHDDFSIDDMVHGQLQKRGVMDSVGSSPVTPPPPPRANPSPQTPASATPPPPMPESQVGTWDYFFGPTPTPPPTLEQQAQETWMDRRERESVPEVKAPVMKPLVSEPAAPSRAAEERLPQTAQEKAKAIDELAANLPPSKPIVRKPPKAPGPPPEVHHQHAASMGAVETRKGKVMMVSASLLQIVAQLDDYFLRSSESAHDVSKKLEATRMHYHSNHADSRGHIDHSTKIMHVITWNRSFKNLPDQEDLGGHFEVDEKVETHATVLDRMLAWEKKLFDEVKAGEHMKIDYQKKVDLLQKQKKRGVKLETLEKTKAAVSHLHTRYIVDMQSMDSTVSEINRLRDKQLYPKLGELVDGMANMWGSMHRYHKSQLLIILGIRAFEVPPVPRETTDVHHKQTCELRDIVREWHMQFEKLMDHQKGYIRALNAWLKLNLIPIESNLKEKVSSPPRQVEPPIKNLLHAWHDQLEKLPIELAKTAIKSFAEVISNIVVLQEEEINLRRRCDDTRRDLVRKKAQFQEWHLKYMERKASLGEEPNPETAETPTVDPVNERKIAIEEVEIRLKEEEGHHHRLARQVREKTLANLRMHLPELFRNMADFSFFCHDMYSSLRKYAVLPRDE